The segment GCCGATTCACGCAGCCAATACGAATCCTCGGGTCGTCGCGGAAGTGGTGAAGCTGGCGTACGACGCGGGTGCCAAACGAGTCGTCGTGACCGATGCCTCGTGCAATGAGCCGAATCGATGTTTTCAGCGGTCGGGTATTTGGAAAGCGGCGTACGACGTGGGAGCGGAAGTCGTATTGCCGGCGGAGCATCGATTCCGCGGCATGCGTTTGAAGGGCGAAGTGCTGGATGAATGGCCGGTCTACACGCCGCTCATTCAGGCGGACAAGGTGATCAATGTACCGGTGGCAAAACATCACAATTTGTCGCGGTACACGGCGGCCATGAAAAACTGGTACGGGTCGCTCGGGGGAAGGCGCAATCGGCTGCATCAAAACATCGACGTATCGATTGCGGATTTGGCGACGTTCATGCAACCGACGCTGACGGTGGTCGATGCATGGCGGGTGCTCATGCGTAATGGTCCGCAAGGGGGCAACATCGCAGACGCGAAGGAAATCCGCACGATCGTGGCTTCGATCGATCAGGTTGCGGCAGACGCGTACGGGTGTCAGCTCATAGGCCGATCCGCGGAAGAAATTCCCTACATTCGCATGGGACACGAACGAGGCCTCGGGACGATGCATTGGAAAGACTTGCGCTGGGTGGAGGTGTAAACGTGGCCAGCGCAACGACCGCAGGCAGCGCGGCAGCGAAGGCGCCGAGCGTCGCACCTGTAAAGCAAAAGGGTCGCGCGGGTTCGGGCATTCCCGCTCGCATGAGCATTCGCGTGCTCGTGTGGGTGCGCCGCGTATCGCAAGCGGGTTTTTTGGCGCTCTTTTTATATTTCTTATTTCAGACCGGCTTTCGAGGTTCTTTTGCTTCTGCGGAGACGGCAGTCCGTCTTCCCCTTCCCGTCGAAGCATTTTTATTGGCCGATCCATTCGTCGCGGCCATGACGCTTCTTTCGACGCATACCGTCTACCGCGGTCTCGTGTGGTCGCTGGGCTTATTGGCGCTCACGCTCGTTTTTGGTCGCGTATTTTGCGGTTGGATTTGCCCATTTGGCACCCTTCATCATTTTTTTGGATGGATTTTTCCATCGAGATACCTGCGCGGAAACAAGCGCGTCGAATCCAACAAGACCGCTCCGCGGCAACGCATCAAGTATTACTTGATGTACGCGTTTCTCGCCGCGAGCGTTGCGGGCAGCGCGATTGGAGGGCTCTTCGATCCCATTTGTATCGCCGTTCGTGCCATTGGTCTCGCGGTCATCCCGGCCGTTCAGTACGTGTTTGGCGTGGCGAGCTTCGTGACGGGCCAGGCGGGCGTGAGGCCCCTGCAATCCGCGACGGATGTCGCTCAAGACTTTCTAGCGCAAACGGTTTGGCAATCGAAACAATTTTATTTTCATCACACGTGGTTCATCGGCATTTTGCTCGTCGCGGTCCTTTTCATGAACCGAGTCATCCCTCGGTTCTGGTGCCGCGTGCTCTGCCCGCTCGGAGCGTTCCTCGGCGTTTTTGCGCGCTTTGCACTGTTCGGCATGGAAAAGGACCATGCGAAGTGCACCGATTGCAACTTGTGTCTCGTCAATTGCCAGGGCGCCGATTCGCCTCAAGGCGGCGTGAAGTGGCGACAAGACGAATGCCACATGTGCCTCAATTGCGAAAGCGCCTGCCCAGAAGACGTCATCAAGTTTCGCTTTCTGCCGAACCGCAAGGGCACCATTACGAAACCCGACACCGGTCGGCGCACCGCCATAGCTTCCGCCGCTGCCGGAGCAGCCATCGTTCCAGCAGCGCGCATCGCCGATGTCATCGATGCCAACTACGATCATCGCGTCATTCGCCCGCCGGGGTCCGTCGAAGAGCGTGAATTCCTCGAGCGCTGCATTCGCTGCGCCGAGTGCATGAAGGTTTGTCCGAACAATGCTCTTCACCCGGCGTTTTTCGAGGCGGGTGTCGAGGGCATCTGGACTCCGATCCTCATTCCGCGAATTGGTTATTGCGAGCATTCGTGTGTGCTCTGCGGGCAGGTTTGTCCCACCGGAGCCATTCAAAAAATTACCGAAGATCAAAAGCTCGGGCTCGGACAAAAGCCTGTTTCCATCGGCACGGCATTTTATGATCAAGGCCGCTGCTTGCCGTGGGCCATGGCGACTCCGTGCATCGTTTGCGAAGAGTTCTGCCCAACGTCTCCCAAAGCCATTTGGGTCGAGGAAGTCACCATTCCTCGACGCCTACCGATCGCATCCGAAGATGGCAAAGAACCCGAAATGACCACGGTCCACGTGCAGCGACCTCACGTGGATCCATCGCTCTGCATCGGCTGCGGGGCATGCGAAAAGGTTTGCCCCGTCCAGGACAAACCCGCGGTCTACGTGACGAACGTGGGCGAAACGCGTTCGAAGACCAACGTCATTTTGCTCGAAGATACGAACTACAATCGGCCTGGCTGACCGAGATTCCCCTGCGCGAACACTTCGTCGAGCGTTCGCGAAAGGAGCGTGACCGGGGAGCGGAGCGGCGCCAAGGACCGGCGATCGTTTGCGGCGGCGATTGTTTATGCTGCGCGCGCATCACTGCGCGCGGAATCCCTCGGCAGGACGTAGCCGTGCGGCATACGCGCTCGGAATGATCGTCGCCACGAGACAGATGAAGATCGCAATGGCTCCGGTGATCGCGAATTCCAGCGGCCTCACCTGCACCGGCAATCGGGAGATGAAGTACACCTTTGGATCGAGCGGGAAACCGTAGACGAGAAGCCCCTTGCAGACGACGACGCCAAGCAAGAGACCGAGCGACGTGCCCGCGAAACCGATGATGCCGCCTTGGTAGAGGAAGATGCGCAGGATCTGTCCGTTCGTTGCGCCCATCGCCTTCAGCACGGAGATCTCTTTCGTCTTGTCGAGCACCACCATGATGAGCGTCGCAACGACGGTAAACGCTGCGACGACGATGATGAGCGCCAAGACGCCGCTCATGAGGATCTGCTGGATGAGAAGCGCGGTGAACAGCCCGTGGTTCAGCTCTTCCCAGTCCATCGTGTGATACAGGCCGCTCGCGAGCTGCACGCTGATCTGCTTGGCGATCTGCTTGGCGTCGTCGATGTCGTCGACCTTCATCTCGACGCCGGTCACCGTATCGCCCTGATCGTAAAACGCCTGAGCTTCGTACAAATCCGTGTAGACGAGCTTCGAGTCGTACTGGTCAAACCCTGCCTCGAACACCGCAATCACGCGGAATCGTTTGGCAACGGGGGGCTTCAGCGATCCGCCCGAATACGAATAACCGATGGTCGGAGACGTGACCGTGACGCAGTCTCCCAGGTCGAGTTTCAGCGTCTTTGCGAGCGACGTTCCAACGACGATACCGGGCAGCTTCGCAACGAGATCAGGATCGGCGCAGATGTCCGGATCCACGTCCGCGGGAACCTCGTCTTCATCCGGCAGCACGCTTGCGTAGCCGCCATCAGGCTCGACCTCACCCGACGGGCCTGCTTCTTCCGCAACGCCTGCATCGAGCTCGTCGACGACGTCGTTGACTTGGGGTTCGGGCTTGGCGTCTTTGTAGAGTTTGTCCGCAGGCGTCGCTTCGAGCGCTGCGATCGCGTCGATGCTCGGAGCCTCGTCGTCCTTCGTGTCGTCTTTCTTGTCGTCCTTGCGAAGGCGCGCTGCTTCTTCCTGCCGCTTGATGTCCTCTTCGATCGCTTGAAGCAGTCCGAAGGTTCCGCCACCGTCCTGGGGCAAACCTCCATCGAGCGAATCGTTTAGTTTGGGCACGGGGGGCAAAGAAGGCGACTTGCGTTCCGGCGGTTTTGCGCCGGCGATACGCAGCCCCTCGAGAGACCCGTCTTTGATCTGCTGTGGCAGGTCGAGTACGTACGGAGAGCCCTCGGGCAAACCCACGCCAAGGCTCGAAGACGGCTCGACGCCCTTCAGCAGCACGCCCGTTGCGGTGGCGGATCCATGCGTGAGCATCATCGGATTGATGCTGAATGGTGCGACGGCGCGAACGCCCGGCACTTTGGCCACCTGCTCCATGACAGTCCGGTATTCACGAAAGTCCGTCGAATACTTGAGGACGAGCACGTGAGCGTTGACCCCGAGGACTTTCTCGCGAAACTGCGCTTGAAAGCCGCCGGTTACGCTCATGACGGTAGCAAGAGCTGCGACACCGAGCGTGACGCCGAGAATGGCGAAGGCCGTGCCAACCGAAATGAACGCGCGTTTTTTGCTCCCCAGATACCGGAGCGCAACCTCGAGGGGGTAGCCCATCTGGCGGCAGGCTGTAGCAGAGTTGCCGTGCCCTGGCACGTAACGCTCGAAAGAGTTGCGTCGCCGCGCTCGAGAACGTGGGTCGCGAGGCAGCCGTGTTCAGAACTCTTCTCCGATGCGGCGTGTACTGCTACAATACCACTGCGTTTTTATCCCTCTCGGCAAAACGCCCTTCATGCCGCCCAACGATCCCCCCGCCCCGCCGAAACCACCTACGGCCCCAAGCGCCGCGGGCAAGAGCGTGCCTTCGCCTGCCGGCAAGGTAGCTCCGTCGGTGCTTCCTGCGCCCATTGCGCCGCGTCCTCCTGCGGGTTTGGCCAAGTTGGCCGGCTCGAGTGCGCCCAAGCCTGCGAGCGTTACGCCTTCTGCTGCTCCGACAAACTTGCTGCCCAAGGTCCCGGGGCCGCCGAAATTGCCCTCGATCGCGCCACCTGCGCCCGTGGCCGCACCGAGCGCGCCGCCTCCTCCACCACCTGCACCGAAGGCAGCAGCGCCGAAGGCGTCTGCGCCGCCGCCAGCGAATGCCGCGACAAACGCCGCTCCGAGCGTTCCGCCGAAGGCGCCATCGATCCCAGCGCCTCCGCCAGCGATCTCCGTCGAAGAGAAGTCGATGGATCTCGATCTCGCGACGCTCGGGCTCGGCGATCCCACAGAACGCGCAAAACTTGCAAGTTTTCCCGACGGCGATGGGACAAACCGCCCGAGTTTTACTGGAGACGGCGCGCCGAAATCTCGGCGCATCGGCGAAACCGACATTCCGCCTCCGGCTCACGTCGATGCAGAGCGAGCTCCTGGATCCAAGGATCCGTACATCGGCACCACCTTCGATCATCGCTACAAGATCGAAAAGCTGCTTGGCGAAGGCGGCATGGGGTTTGTCTATCTCGCACGGCACAAAGTCATCGACAAGAAGGTCGCGGTCAAAGTGCTGCGCGCCGAGATGGCCAAGGATCGCGAGATCCTCGAGCGCTTCCTGCAAGAAGCGCGAGCGGCATCGAGCATCGGCAATCCGCATATCATCGACATTTCGGACTTCGGCGATTTGCCCGATGGCTCCACGTACTTCGTGATGGAGTTCCTCGATGGCCAGAGCCTGGTGCAGTTCAACGACAAGAACAATCGCCAGCCGTTCGAAGTCATCGCCAAGATCGCGATTCAAATGGCCAATGGTCTCGCGGCAGCCCACGAAGCGGGCATCATTCACCGCGATCTCAAGCCGGAAAATATCTACATCGTCACACGTGGCCTGGACAAACACTTCGTCAAGATTCTGGATTTCGGCATCGCCAAAGTCGCCACGAGCGGTGAAAACAAGCTCACGCGCGCAGGCGCCGTCTTCGGCACCCCGCACTACATGTCTCCCGAGCAAGCTGCAGGCGCGCCGCTCGATCATCGCACCGACATCTATTCGCTCGGCGTCATGCTCTACGAAATGGTCAGCGGAATGCTTCCGTTCACCGCTGACAACTTCATGGGCATCCTCAGCCAGCACATGTACCAAGCGCCTCCGCCGCTGGGAAAGCTGAACCTGGATTCGCCGTGCCCAGCCGAGCTCGAAGCGATCATCTTCAAGTGTTTGTCCAAAGCCCCCGATGATCGCTACCCCGACATGCATGCACTTTCGGCCGACTTGCAGCGATTCCAGGACGGCATGGTTCCGGACGCCGTTGCTGAGATGGCATCGCGCCCCGAAGGGCTGTCGGTCGGCGTCACGCCGGACAAACCCAAGAAATCCCCTTGGATTCGCCTGGTCGCCGTGGGTGCGGTGGTCATGGGCGCGACGCTCGGCACGGTGCTCGTCATCATGCAATCGCCCACAGCCTCGACAAACGCTAGCCCAGGTGTGAGCGCGTCGGCTCCTGTAGCGACGACACCTGCGCCCGTGCAAAAGACACTCGTGCTCGTCGTCGTCGAGCCTCCGAGCGCCGAAGCAGCGGCAATGCTGGGTACGGAAAGAATCAAGTTTCCGAAGAACATCGAGGTTGAGCAGGGCAAACCCGTGACGCTTCAAATCGAAGCGAAGGGATTCGAACCGAAGAAAATCACGCTCGATGGGAGCGTGAAGGAATTCCGGGCCAAACTCACGCCTTTGCCGGTCGTTGCCCCGCAGGTCGCGGACACACCGGGCGGGCGTCCGACGGGCAAAGTCGGCGCACCGGCAGCTCCGACGACTTCCGCCACGACGACAACGAAGATTGGCGGCAGCGGCGGCGCGAGCGACATCGTCGATCCCTACGCTCACCAGGTAAAACCCAAGCCCTGAACATCGCCACGCGGCACCAAAAAGTGATAGACCCAGTCGGCGTGTCCGACGTCGCCCACCTCATCGACTACGTCCCCGAAGATGTCCTCGGCATCTGCCGCCGCCTCCGTGAACACGGCCGGCGCGGCTGGATCGTCGGCGGATGCGTTCGTGATCTCTTACGAGGGCAGCCCGCCAAAGACTGGGATGTCGCGACGGATGCCAGGCCGGACGAGGTCATGCGCATCTTTCACAAGGTCATCCCGACCGGCCTTCAGCACGGCACCGTGACCGTCGTTTTGCGCCACGTGCACTATGAAGTCACGACGCTTCGTGGTGAAGGTGCCTATTCCGACGGACGGCGCCCGGACAAGGTCGAGTTTGTCGAGGACATCGTCGCCGATCTTGCTCGCCGCGACTTCACGATCAACGCCATCGCCCTCGACCCCGTCGACGGACACCTCATCGATCCGTTCGACGGCCGCGCGGATCTCGCAGCTCGCGTCGTCCGCGCCGTGGGTGACCCTCGTGAGCGTTTTTCCGAGGATGGCTTGCGCATTCTTCGCGGCGCACGATTCGCCGCAACGCTCGAGTGCACCATCGAAAGCGACACCGAACGCGCCATGAGCGAGGAACGTTCGCACCAGACATTTCGTCGCGTGAGCGCTGAACGCGTTCGTGACGAGTGGCTGAAAGCCATGCGGGCACGACGTCCAAGCGTCGCATTCAACATCATGCGCCGCACCGGAATCATCGGAATCACGTGTCCCGAGCTCGCCGCCACCATCGGGTGCGGACAAGACAAACGGCACGCGCACGACGTCTGGGATCACACGATGGAGTGCCTCGACGCGTGCGAGCCCGATCCGATCTTGCGCACGGCCGCGTTGCTACACGACATCGGCAAACCCAAGGCGCGCATCGTTTCCCCGGATTCTGGAGAGCCCGCGTTTTTTCGAACATCAGCGAATCGGCGCCGAAATGGCCGAGGAAATCGCGACGCGCCTGAGGTTCTCGAATGACGAACGCTCGCACATTGCGGCATTGGTGCGGCATCATGTCATTCGATACGACGACACATGGACGGACGGCGACGTGCGGCGATGGATTCGTCGAATTGGTGTGCCCTTGATGAAAGATTTGTTCCGGTTGGCCATTGCGGACTTGCAAGGCAAGGGCGTCGACGTATCGGAGCAAGTCGCCGCGCTCGAACGACTGCGCGAGCGTTCAAACCAGCTTTTGGCGGCGGGTGCGGTCCTGAGTACGAAGGATCTTGCGCTTCGTGGTGGTGACTTGATGCGCGAGCTTTCCGTGCCGCCGGGTCCCATCGTGGGCGAAGTGCT is part of the Polyangiaceae bacterium genome and harbors:
- a CDS encoding DUF362 domain-containing protein — its product is MLQRLSAAGLVLGGAAAAARVRYDRGDVGVAAPRERPQTRDHRVPDASDLPALSVAKNESEPEALVRKAITALGGMKRFVSRGDIVVVKPNIGWDRTPIHAANTNPRVVAEVVKLAYDAGAKRVVVTDASCNEPNRCFQRSGIWKAAYDVGAEVVLPAEHRFRGMRLKGEVLDEWPVYTPLIQADKVINVPVAKHHNLSRYTAAMKNWYGSLGGRRNRLHQNIDVSIADLATFMQPTLTVVDAWRVLMRNGPQGGNIADAKEIRTIVASIDQVAADAYGCQLIGRSAEEIPYIRMGHERGLGTMHWKDLRWVEV
- a CDS encoding 4Fe-4S binding protein, yielding MSIRVLVWVRRVSQAGFLALFLYFLFQTGFRGSFASAETAVRLPLPVEAFLLADPFVAAMTLLSTHTVYRGLVWSLGLLALTLVFGRVFCGWICPFGTLHHFFGWIFPSRYLRGNKRVESNKTAPRQRIKYYLMYAFLAASVAGSAIGGLFDPICIAVRAIGLAVIPAVQYVFGVASFVTGQAGVRPLQSATDVAQDFLAQTVWQSKQFYFHHTWFIGILLVAVLFMNRVIPRFWCRVLCPLGAFLGVFARFALFGMEKDHAKCTDCNLCLVNCQGADSPQGGVKWRQDECHMCLNCESACPEDVIKFRFLPNRKGTITKPDTGRRTAIASAAAGAAIVPAARIADVIDANYDHRVIRPPGSVEEREFLERCIRCAECMKVCPNNALHPAFFEAGVEGIWTPILIPRIGYCEHSCVLCGQVCPTGAIQKITEDQKLGLGQKPVSIGTAFYDQGRCLPWAMATPCIVCEEFCPTSPKAIWVEEVTIPRRLPIASEDGKEPEMTTVHVQRPHVDPSLCIGCGACEKVCPVQDKPAVYVTNVGETRSKTNVILLEDTNYNRPG
- a CDS encoding ABC transporter permease codes for the protein MGYPLEVALRYLGSKKRAFISVGTAFAILGVTLGVAALATVMSVTGGFQAQFREKVLGVNAHVLVLKYSTDFREYRTVMEQVAKVPGVRAVAPFSINPMMLTHGSATATGVLLKGVEPSSSLGVGLPEGSPYVLDLPQQIKDGSLEGLRIAGAKPPERKSPSLPPVPKLNDSLDGGLPQDGGGTFGLLQAIEEDIKRQEEAARLRKDDKKDDTKDDEAPSIDAIAALEATPADKLYKDAKPEPQVNDVVDELDAGVAEEAGPSGEVEPDGGYASVLPDEDEVPADVDPDICADPDLVAKLPGIVVGTSLAKTLKLDLGDCVTVTSPTIGYSYSGGSLKPPVAKRFRVIAVFEAGFDQYDSKLVYTDLYEAQAFYDQGDTVTGVEMKVDDIDDAKQIAKQISVQLASGLYHTMDWEELNHGLFTALLIQQILMSGVLALIIVVAAFTVVATLIMVVLDKTKEISVLKAMGATNGQILRIFLYQGGIIGFAGTSLGLLLGVVVCKGLLVYGFPLDPKVYFISRLPVQVRPLEFAITGAIAIFICLVATIIPSAYAARLRPAEGFRAQ
- a CDS encoding serine/threonine protein kinase: MDLDLATLGLGDPTERAKLASFPDGDGTNRPSFTGDGAPKSRRIGETDIPPPAHVDAERAPGSKDPYIGTTFDHRYKIEKLLGEGGMGFVYLARHKVIDKKVAVKVLRAEMAKDREILERFLQEARAASSIGNPHIIDISDFGDLPDGSTYFVMEFLDGQSLVQFNDKNNRQPFEVIAKIAIQMANGLAAAHEAGIIHRDLKPENIYIVTRGLDKHFVKILDFGIAKVATSGENKLTRAGAVFGTPHYMSPEQAAGAPLDHRTDIYSLGVMLYEMVSGMLPFTADNFMGILSQHMYQAPPPLGKLNLDSPCPAELEAIIFKCLSKAPDDRYPDMHALSADLQRFQDGMVPDAVAEMASRPEGLSVGVTPDKPKKSPWIRLVAVGAVVMGATLGTVLVIMQSPTASTNASPGVSASAPVATTPAPVQKTLVLVVVEPPSAEAAAMLGTERIKFPKNIEVEQGKPVTLQIEAKGFEPKKITLDGSVKEFRAKLTPLPVVAPQVADTPGGRPTGKVGAPAAPTTSATTTTKIGGSGGASDIVDPYAHQVKPKP